In a genomic window of Streptomyces sp. BHT-5-2:
- a CDS encoding PaaX family transcriptional regulator C-terminal domain-containing protein has translation MNDEHAQATPRSLIVTLYGAYGRGGAETSGGRPPGPVPVAALIRLLGVLGVDPPSVRSAVSRLKRRGLLVPERTPAGAAAYGLSDAGRQLLADGDRRIFGRPAGPPQGWVLAVFSVPEEERHKRHLLRSRLARLGFGTAAPGVWIAPAHLYEETRHTLERLQLADYVDLFTGDHAGFTPTAQAVARWWDLDALAARHRAFLSVHEPVLARWTRRRTLPPEAAYHDYLLALDAWRRLPYADPGLPPHLLPAGWPGGRAAEVFARLHSRLRDAGARYAHEAMAGPHRTQDTG, from the coding sequence GTGAACGACGAGCATGCCCAGGCCACCCCGCGGTCCCTGATCGTCACCCTGTACGGGGCCTACGGACGCGGCGGAGCGGAGACCTCCGGCGGGCGGCCGCCCGGCCCGGTGCCGGTGGCCGCGCTGATCCGGCTGCTCGGCGTGCTCGGCGTGGATCCGCCGTCGGTGCGCTCGGCGGTCTCCCGGCTCAAGCGCCGCGGACTGCTGGTCCCGGAGCGCACCCCCGCCGGCGCCGCGGCGTACGGGCTCTCCGACGCGGGCCGCCAACTGCTGGCCGACGGCGACCGCAGGATATTCGGCCGGCCCGCCGGCCCACCGCAGGGATGGGTACTGGCCGTCTTCTCCGTCCCCGAGGAGGAGCGGCACAAGCGCCATCTGCTGCGCTCCCGGCTGGCCCGGCTGGGCTTCGGCACCGCGGCCCCCGGAGTGTGGATCGCCCCCGCGCACCTCTACGAGGAGACCCGGCACACCCTGGAACGGCTGCAACTGGCCGACTATGTGGACCTGTTCACGGGCGACCACGCCGGTTTCACGCCCACCGCGCAGGCCGTGGCGCGCTGGTGGGACCTGGACGCGCTGGCCGCCCGACACCGCGCCTTCCTGTCCGTACACGAACCGGTCCTGGCCCGCTGGACCCGGCGCCGCACGCTGCCCCCCGAGGCCGCCTACCACGACTATCTGCTCGCCCTGGACGCCTGGCGGCGCCTGCCGTACGCCGATCCCGGCCTGCCCCCGCACCTGCTGCCGGCGGGCTGGCCCGGCGGCCGCGCGGCCGAGGTGTTCGCCCGGCTGCACTCCCGACTGCGGGACGCCGGCGCCCGCTACGCACACGAGGCGATGGCCGGGCCGCACCGCACCCAGGACACCGGCTGA
- a CDS encoding enoyl-CoA hydratase family protein, whose protein sequence is MSPFAGSARSTGAWQHIRVTREDGVATVTLARPEKLNALTFESYADLRDLLAELSRERSVRALVLAGEGRGFCSGGDVEEIIGVTLGMDTAQLLDFNRMTGQVVRAIRECPFPVVAAVHGVAAGAGAVLALAADFRVADPSARFAFLFTRVGLSGGDMGAAYLLPRVIGLGHATRVLMLGDPVRAPEAERLGLISELAEEGRADERAAALARRLADGPALAHAQTKALLTAELDMPLAAAVELDANTQALLMNSADYAEFHAAFTAKRPPEWQGR, encoded by the coding sequence ATGAGCCCGTTCGCAGGATCCGCCCGCAGCACCGGCGCATGGCAGCACATCCGGGTCACCAGAGAGGACGGCGTCGCCACCGTCACGCTCGCCCGCCCCGAGAAGCTCAACGCGCTCACCTTCGAGTCCTACGCCGACCTCCGCGACCTGCTCGCCGAACTCTCCCGGGAGCGCTCCGTCCGCGCCCTGGTCCTGGCCGGCGAGGGCCGCGGCTTCTGCTCCGGCGGTGACGTCGAGGAGATCATCGGTGTCACCCTCGGCATGGACACCGCCCAGCTCCTGGACTTCAACCGGATGACCGGGCAGGTCGTCCGGGCCATCCGGGAGTGCCCGTTCCCGGTCGTCGCGGCCGTCCACGGCGTGGCCGCCGGCGCCGGCGCGGTGCTCGCCCTGGCCGCCGACTTCCGGGTCGCCGACCCCTCCGCCCGCTTCGCCTTCCTCTTCACCCGGGTCGGCCTTTCCGGCGGCGACATGGGTGCGGCCTACCTGCTGCCCCGCGTCATCGGCCTCGGCCACGCCACCCGGGTGCTGATGCTCGGCGACCCGGTCCGCGCCCCCGAGGCCGAACGACTCGGCCTGATCAGCGAGTTGGCCGAGGAAGGGCGCGCCGACGAGCGGGCCGCCGCCCTCGCCCGCCGGCTCGCCGACGGCCCGGCCCTGGCCCACGCCCAGACCAAGGCACTGCTCACCGCCGAACTCGACATGCCGCTGGCCGCCGCCGTCGAACTCGACGCCAACACCCAGGCACTGCTGATGAACAGCGCCGACTACGCCGAGTTCCACGCCGCCTTCACGGCGAAGCGGCCGCCCGAGTGGCAGGGCAGGTGA
- a CDS encoding HAD family hydrolase, which produces MRGARSAGGEALRAAVFDLDGTLANTLPAISKLLIKVAKEQGCSVTARQAAAAIGKPPAAAFGRLLGRPEDDGRVQAAISRYRELFSYEVLCQGPQLLYPGVTAGLSALRAHGVELAVATSKTTRAAESLLDVMGIRDLVGPVIGQDMVRRGKPHPEMVLRAAGRLGVPAWQSAYVGDTVGDMRMAVTARMEPVAVTYGSGTFGELAAVAGTRMCSSFKDVVSVIAAARPRPSTAAGPVVRQRRAAAVPVGAQQRRRRLP; this is translated from the coding sequence GTGAGAGGCGCGCGGAGCGCCGGCGGTGAGGCGCTCAGGGCCGCCGTCTTCGACCTGGACGGCACCCTCGCCAACACCCTGCCCGCGATCAGCAAACTGCTGATCAAGGTGGCCAAGGAGCAGGGCTGTTCGGTGACCGCGCGGCAGGCGGCCGCTGCCATCGGCAAGCCCCCGGCCGCCGCGTTCGGACGCCTGCTGGGCCGGCCCGAGGACGACGGCCGGGTGCAGGCCGCGATCTCCCGCTACCGTGAGCTGTTCTCCTACGAGGTCCTGTGCCAGGGGCCGCAGTTGCTCTATCCCGGAGTGACGGCCGGGCTGTCCGCGCTGCGCGCACACGGCGTCGAACTCGCCGTCGCCACCTCCAAGACCACCCGCGCCGCCGAGTCCCTGCTCGACGTGATGGGCATCCGCGACCTGGTCGGCCCGGTCATCGGCCAGGACATGGTCCGGCGCGGCAAGCCGCACCCGGAGATGGTGCTGCGCGCGGCCGGCCGGCTGGGGGTCCCGGCCTGGCAGAGCGCCTACGTCGGGGACACCGTGGGGGACATGCGGATGGCGGTGACCGCGCGCATGGAACCGGTCGCGGTCACCTACGGCAGCGGCACCTTCGGCGAACTCGCCGCGGTGGCCGGGACGCGGATGTGCAGCTCCTTCAAGGACGTGGTGTCGGTGATCGCCGCCGCCCGGCCGCGGCCGTCGACGGCCGCCGGGCCGGTCGTCCGGCAGCGCCGGGCCGCCGCCGTCCCGGTGGGCGCGCAGCAGCGGCGGCGCCGCCTGCCGTAG
- a CDS encoding TetR/AcrR family transcriptional regulator: protein MPTQHRAIQSRQALIRSAAETFLEKGVPAAGMVEISRRARLSKGALYFHFTSKDDLTLAVRDAALASLNDIEEGFLRSPEPLTVAVRDFAVELFGRVQSDAVLRAGLRLRPETAPGLDIHALEQRWYTLFLDKAVTCGTGAPVGVGGGLPDPHPSDAEPRRTAQLLTSVVVGLLHLGGSDRTWWDTEAVTGLWGLLPATSDRVATAGIPAPAQVPAG from the coding sequence GTGCCCACGCAGCATCGCGCCATCCAGAGCCGTCAGGCGCTCATCCGCTCGGCCGCAGAGACCTTCCTGGAAAAGGGAGTGCCCGCCGCGGGCATGGTCGAGATCAGCCGGCGGGCCCGGCTCAGCAAGGGCGCCCTCTACTTCCACTTCACGTCCAAGGACGACCTGACCCTCGCGGTACGGGACGCCGCCCTGGCCTCCCTCAACGACATCGAGGAGGGCTTCCTGCGCTCCCCCGAGCCGCTGACCGTCGCCGTCCGCGACTTCGCCGTCGAGCTGTTCGGCCGGGTGCAGTCGGACGCGGTGCTGCGCGCCGGACTGCGGCTGCGCCCGGAGACCGCGCCCGGTCTGGACATCCACGCCCTGGAGCAGCGCTGGTACACGCTCTTCCTCGACAAGGCGGTGACCTGCGGCACGGGCGCACCGGTCGGTGTCGGCGGCGGCCTCCCCGACCCGCACCCCTCGGACGCCGAACCCCGCCGCACCGCCCAGCTGCTGACGTCGGTCGTGGTGGGCCTGCTGCACCTGGGCGGCAGCGACCGGACGTGGTGGGACACGGAGGCGGTCACCGGACTGTGGGGACTGCTGCCGGCCACGTCGGACCGCGTCGCGACCGCCGGGATCCCGGCACCGGCCCAGGTCCCGGCCGGCTGA
- a CDS encoding bifunctional salicylyl-CoA 5-hydroxylase/oxidoreductase, protein MSAPVGQEPRPLKVAVLGGGPGGLYAAALLKRLDPEREITVWERNAPDDTFGFGVVLSDQTLGGIEHADPVVYGALQAEFVRWDDIDIVHRGRTLTSGGHGFAALGRRRLLAVLHDRCRALGVRLLFRTEAPPAAELARDHDLVIAADGVHSTTRTAHADVFRPRLTTHRCRYIWLSADFALDAFRFEIADTGHGIAQLHAYPYARPSPARPDGPGADADAGASTVIVEMREEVWRANGLDALDETASAAWCAGLFAGTLRGRPLRTNNSSWIAFRTVVNERWSHGRIVLLGDAAHTAHFSIGSGTKLAVEDALALAACLREQPTVPGALTAYEAERRPVVASTQRAARASLAWFEDLATYTGQPPHQFAFNLLTRSRRVTHGNLRLRDAEFTDAVAAEARVPAGTPPMFTPFRLRGLTLRNRVVVSPMDMYSAVDGTPGDFHLVHLGSRALGGAGLVMTEMVCVSPEGRITPACSGLYAPEHERAWRRVADFVHAQAPGTALGVQLGHSGRKGSTRRMWEGIDQPLPDGNWPLVAPSALPYRPGVNQTPQALTATELAAVREQFAASAASAARAGFDLLELHCAHGYLLSGFLSPLTNHRTDAYGGSLAGRLRFPLEVFDAVREQWPADRPMTVRISATDWADGGTTPDDAVAIAAAFAEHGADAIDVSTGQVVPHERPDFGRSYQTPFADRIRNTLGMPVIAVGAISSWDDVNSLILAGRADLCALARPHLYDPHWTLHAAAEQGYTGPGASWPLPYQAGSRIPPTGRTDAPKPRLTLN, encoded by the coding sequence GTGAGCGCGCCCGTGGGCCAGGAGCCGCGGCCCCTGAAGGTCGCCGTCCTCGGCGGCGGCCCCGGCGGGCTCTACGCCGCGGCCCTCCTCAAACGCCTCGACCCGGAGCGCGAGATCACCGTCTGGGAGCGCAACGCCCCCGACGACACCTTCGGCTTCGGTGTCGTCCTCTCCGACCAGACCCTCGGCGGCATCGAGCACGCCGACCCGGTCGTCTACGGCGCGCTGCAGGCGGAGTTCGTGCGCTGGGACGACATCGACATCGTGCACCGCGGCCGCACCCTCACCTCCGGCGGCCACGGCTTCGCCGCCCTCGGCCGCCGCCGGCTGCTGGCCGTCCTCCACGACCGCTGCCGCGCGCTGGGCGTCCGGCTGCTCTTCCGCACCGAGGCCCCGCCGGCCGCCGAACTCGCCCGCGACCACGACCTGGTGATCGCCGCCGACGGCGTGCACAGCACCACCCGCACCGCCCACGCCGACGTCTTCCGCCCGCGGCTGACCACCCACCGCTGCCGCTACATCTGGCTCTCCGCCGACTTCGCCCTGGACGCCTTCCGCTTCGAGATCGCCGACACCGGCCACGGAATCGCCCAACTCCACGCCTACCCCTATGCCCGCCCGTCGCCCGCCCGGCCCGATGGACCCGGCGCCGACGCGGACGCCGGCGCCAGCACCGTCATCGTCGAGATGCGCGAGGAGGTCTGGCGCGCCAACGGCCTGGACGCCCTCGACGAGACCGCCTCGGCCGCCTGGTGCGCCGGGCTCTTCGCCGGCACCCTGCGCGGCCGCCCGCTGCGCACCAACAACTCCAGCTGGATCGCCTTCCGCACGGTCGTCAACGAGCGCTGGTCGCACGGCCGGATCGTGCTGCTCGGCGACGCCGCGCACACCGCCCACTTCTCCATCGGCTCCGGCACCAAACTCGCGGTCGAGGACGCCCTCGCCCTCGCCGCCTGCCTCCGCGAACAGCCCACCGTCCCGGGCGCCCTCACCGCCTACGAGGCCGAGCGCCGCCCCGTCGTGGCCTCCACCCAGCGCGCCGCCCGCGCCAGCCTCGCATGGTTCGAGGACCTGGCCACCTACACCGGCCAGCCGCCGCACCAGTTCGCCTTCAACCTGCTCACCCGCAGCCGCCGCGTCACCCACGGCAATCTGCGGCTGCGCGATGCGGAGTTCACCGACGCGGTGGCCGCCGAGGCCCGCGTCCCCGCCGGGACGCCGCCGATGTTCACCCCCTTCCGGCTGCGCGGACTGACCCTGCGCAACCGGGTCGTGGTCTCCCCGATGGACATGTACTCCGCCGTCGACGGCACCCCCGGCGACTTCCACCTCGTCCACCTCGGCTCGCGCGCGCTCGGCGGCGCCGGCCTGGTGATGACCGAGATGGTCTGCGTCAGCCCCGAGGGGCGGATCACCCCGGCCTGCAGCGGCCTGTACGCGCCCGAGCACGAACGGGCCTGGCGCCGCGTCGCCGACTTCGTCCACGCCCAGGCGCCCGGCACCGCCCTCGGCGTCCAGCTCGGCCACTCCGGCCGCAAGGGCTCCACCCGGCGCATGTGGGAGGGCATCGACCAGCCGCTCCCGGACGGCAACTGGCCGCTTGTCGCCCCCTCCGCCCTGCCGTACCGCCCGGGCGTCAACCAGACCCCGCAGGCCCTGACGGCCACCGAACTGGCCGCCGTGCGCGAGCAGTTCGCCGCCTCGGCCGCCTCCGCCGCCCGCGCCGGCTTCGACCTCCTCGAACTCCACTGCGCGCACGGCTATCTGCTCTCCGGCTTCCTCTCCCCGCTCACCAACCACCGCACCGACGCCTACGGCGGTTCCCTCGCCGGCCGGCTCCGCTTCCCCCTCGAAGTCTTCGACGCGGTCCGCGAACAATGGCCGGCGGACCGCCCGATGACCGTCCGGATCTCCGCCACCGACTGGGCGGACGGGGGCACCACCCCCGACGACGCGGTGGCCATCGCGGCCGCCTTCGCCGAGCACGGCGCCGACGCCATCGACGTCTCCACCGGCCAGGTCGTGCCCCACGAGCGCCCCGACTTCGGCCGCTCCTACCAGACCCCGTTCGCCGACCGGATCCGCAACACCCTCGGCATGCCGGTCATCGCCGTCGGCGCCATCTCCTCCTGGGACGACGTCAACTCCCTGATCCTGGCCGGCCGCGCCGACCTGTGCGCCCTGGCCCGCCCTCACCTCTACGACCCGCACTGGACCCTGCACGCCGCCGCCGAACAGGGCTACACCGGCCCGGGTGCCTCCTGGCCGCTCCCCTACCAGGCGGGCAGCCGCATCCCGCCCACCGGCCGCACCGACGCCCCGAAACCCCGCCTCACCCTGAACTGA